The sequence below is a genomic window from Lolium perenne isolate Kyuss_39 chromosome 4, Kyuss_2.0, whole genome shotgun sequence.
GCGGATTTTTGCCTGGCGTTTGGCCACTGATTCGCTTGCGGTCGCAGACAGTCTACACCGGCGCATACCTAAGATCCTACCAATCTGCCAAATTTGCGGAGCTCACACAGAAGACGCGCACCATGCCATGGTGCGGTGTACCCTTGCTCGTGCCCTGCGTGATAGCATGCGCCAAGTCTGGACGCTGCCCAAAGAGGAGGACTTCCGCTACACTGGCCAAGACTGGTTCCTGATGCTTCTTAACGCTGCTAATAAGGATATGCGAGTCAAGTTGCTCTTCTTGTTCTGGCGCATTTGGCACCATCGAAACAATGTCGTTCATGGGGATGGAAAAGCTTCTATAGAGGCTTCGAAATCGTTTCTACAGAACTATCTCCATTCATTCCAACCGGGATCGGCCAAACCTGACCACAAAGGAAAAGCAGTTATGGTGCCTATCAAGGCAGCCACATCTGACCAGGTGACTGAGGCACCATCTGAATGGCAAGCCCCGGATAGTGGATGGATCAAGATCAATGTAGATGCAGGCTGGAACGATGCTCATAGTGCAGGAGGTGCTGGCATGGTCGTGAGGGACTCGTTGGGGTGGATAGTCTTTTCTGCATGGAAAACTCTCCCACCATGTGCAAGCGCGGAGGAGGCTGAAATTCTTGCTTGTCTTGAAGGAATTCTCTATTTGGCCGCGCATCCAGGATGTCCAGGAGTTCTTGAAACTGACTGTGCTAGTCTTGTTTCTGTCTTAGGCGCCAAGGAGGATGACCGATCTGCAAACTGGTTTCTTTTGTTGGAGGCTCGCACTTTGATGGGCATGATACCTCAGATTAAGATTTGAAAGGTTCCTAGGGTGAGTAATAAGGTGGCGCATAATCTAGCGCAATTAGGTAAGCGTGAGTGTGGTGTAATGCATGAGGCAGTTCCTCCCTGCGTGTTGGACTCCTTTTTGCGTGATTGTAAAACCGTTATTacctaatcaataaagctcacccagttcaaaaaaaaaatgaagttGTTTCTGCCTCTCGCGACTTAAGCCCTATGAAAATTGTCCAAATATTCAAAATAGCTTATTCTAATAATTTAAAACATACTTTGGGACTATTTTCTAGATTTAGGGTGATATTTAGACTAAATATATTATCGATAGATCACAAATTTTGAACCCATATATTGAAGTTATGTGGTTCATGTAAAATGTGGCACCCCTAGTTCTATCATCCTAGATCCGCACTGCTCCATGATGACAAGTTATGTGGAGGGTTGCGAACAACAATACAACACCAAGTTAGAGAAAGTCCTTATAAAAGCTAGTTTGATACTTTTAATCAATTATCTTTACAGATTATAATTAAGAATAAAAAACAAATGAGCTCGATATTGAAAATGGGATGGCCGTCGAGAGGGCGTGCATCTCAAACAACTTTCTTCattgaaaaaaatgaaaattttctgaatagaatATTTTTTACAAGTAGAGTTCTTGTAGGGGATTTTTACATTTCTTTTACTGTAGCAAAAAGGGAGGTTTTGCACGTACCGTGATGTGGATTTTCTTTGAGCATTCGCTGCTGGATTGGACTAGACCGGGCCTGGTTGGGTCAACAGCTAATATTGTTGTGACGCACGACCAGCCCACTCGACCGCCTCTTGGGCGGATCAGTCGGTTCGGATATGAACTTAAACCGACCTTTTCACCCGTGATTTGATTTCGTCTCAGAAAAAAAGGTGTCGAGCCTTCTTCGCCGGAGCTCCGAACAAATCCTCTTCGTCGGGGCCAGAGATAGCGCGGGTCGCCGCCTCCGCCCGTATAATTTCCCCTCCCCTGCATCCCCCGGGCGTGATCGCGATCCTCTTTTTCCGAACCTGCGACGCGATCCCTCCTGTTGGTAAGCAAACCCTAGCCCGATTCCTTCTACCTGTTGTTTGTTTTGCTCTTTGATGATTTTATTTAGAGGATCAGTTGGCGCCATCAAATTGCATTGACGCATTGATTTTGGTGTCTATTGCCCTAAAGTAGCACTAATTTCCTCGTCACAAAAACTACAACACTTGTTTTCAGGGAAGGTATGGCAAACAAGGGCCAAGGAGATGCGCGGATCGTTATCACGGAGATGGAAGAGTTCGTGCTGGGCATGCAACTGAATGGAGGTAACCTGCTTTTTGAAGTATTTTCCGGCTGAATTGGAGCTAACTGACATATCAATTGATATTGAAGTTCAGTAATCTTTGTGCAGCGACACGCAAGCTTGAGGGTCGAGATGTGTTTACGGTTTCAGATGGAGATGCCGCGTCGAAAGGTGCACTAGCAAAGGATGACGTGAGCAAGTTGGCGGTGATCAAAGAGACAGCTGTCGTTGGAGAGCATGTAAAGAAGGATGGAGGAGAGGAGGGAGTAGTCAAACCGGATGATGTTCTACGTGAGGCTGCAGTTGGCAAGGGTTTGGCTGGTGCTTTGAGGCTTCTTCAGGACAGGGGGACGCTTAATGAGGGTGGTGATAAAACCCCTGACCAGAAGAAGAGCAAGCCTGTTGGTAGTATCAAGGATGGACCAAAAGAGATTCGCATAGAAAGAACTGATGAGTTTGGTCGAGTGGTAAGTAGTAAACCCCTGCCCTACCCATCCACTACAGAGTATAATAGTAGGAACAATGAAGTATACATGATGAACTGCTGTATGATTAGCTTTCAAATACCACCTATTCTTCCTCAACATGATAATTATGGATCATTCCAGGTTTTCCTGCATTTCTTTGTCATCTGGAATAGATGTAACTGACTACTGTTTGTTTCGTCAGATGACAATGAAGGAGGCGTTTCGGGAGCTTTCGCACAAATTCCACGGCAAGGGCCCGGGCAAAACGAAGCAGGAAAAACGGCAGAGGAAGTACCAGGATGAGCTGAAAACCAAGCGGATGAAATCCTCCGACACACCTTTAATGTCCGCGGAAAAGATGAGAGAGGCTCAAGCTCGCAGCAAGACGCCATACCTTGTTCTAAGCGGCAGCGCAAAATCAACGTAATGCTCAGCACACACTTGTTTAATGATGCTGTGTACTTGATTATTTGAGTGGATATCTTTAGATGGCTTCAGACAAAAAGCACATTCTTCTCTAGTCTCAGTATGGGAGTTTGCACCTGATAGTTTTCTTTACTGAAATTTTATTTTCCGTTGTTAAATTTCTGGACAGTTACTTCGTGTCTGTTTGGTCATTAGTAGTGTTGTCTATTAGTGTAGAATGTGTAGTGTAATGCCACTTTTGGATGCATGTAAGCTTCCAATGCCGACCATTTGATGGTGTTTGGGTTGTCTAGATTGAGACTCTGGAAGGGCTTCAGGGCCGCAAGCCCCTTTTGAGATACTTTATATGATGGGCTCCGTCCCAAGTTCAGTGAAAATGCAAACCTCCTATTATCTAATCAAACTGGTGACATGGATAATCACACAGCTATTTTAGCCCTTCAGCATCAGTTGAAATGACTAACTGACCTGTGCATTGTTCCTTCAGTAGCCTGTTTTTTTCCTGTTAATATGTTACGATGTTCCTGATGTAGTGAGTGGTGACTAATCTGCTAGTTTTTCTGTGGTCTTAGTCCAAGAGGATAGACCAGTGGCTTGGCTACCGGGTCCGGGGAGTGCAGAAAGAGCTGTCTGACTCTGACCTGCTCTACTGTGGAGCGCTGAAAGGACACCCTCAGGATATACCCAGTTGACATCTCATCTTATGAATTCTTCAGAGACAACACCTCCCAGGGTTGTTGGCGACTGAGGCTAAATTGGACGATTTCCACTGGTTTAAGAAGAGCatttatttttaaaaaaaaacacTTGTCTGTCCTGACATCTTTAGTAGATTTACTACTGAATCTGAAAGCCAACGAAAGTGTAAGCTTGACATTAATCAGAGATGTGGGTTCCCAGCTATAGACAAACTTTTACCCGGCCAACTACGTGCTGTCATTTCTTTGATTATATCGATATAAGAACATTTCTGCTACGTACTAGATCGCGGACCTCGCGTCTCGCACAGGTATCTGGATCATAGTCTCGAATTCGATTACACTTTGGAAGAGTTTGTGCGGAAGAGGAGATCTAAGAGGAAAGAAGGGGAGAGCGAGTCTGCTCAGTACATTCAACGATAGCCTCTCATGTCGATCCTCAGGCAGAGATCACGTGCTCTGCCGCTGTGTCCTTGGCGGGCTGGGCCTGTCGTCCCTTGGGCCTTGCCTTGTGCTCCTGGGCCCGCCTGATGTCCCGTTGACGACGTCGCCTATGGTGTGGTGTCGTAGCATTCCCCCCTTCTTGAGAAACTGCTTGCCCCCAAGCAGGTGCTCCAGGGAAACGGCAACGCAGTGCAGCTTCCGATTCCCAAGTGCAGAGAGTAGCAGGGAGCCCTGTCCAGGAAACCAGCACTTGCGGAATGTGTCCCCGTCCATGTCGAATAAGACGATTCTGCTGTACCTTTGCAGGCTGAACCAGGAAAAGTTCATCAGTGAGGAAATTGAAAGAAAGGTCGGTTGTATGCACCTGACTGGGAGGAACCATCTTCTTCAGTTGTGAAACATGGAGCACTGGATGAACTTGGCTATTGTCCGGAAGCCGTAACTTGTATGCTACCTTACCAACACGAGCCAGAATTTCATAAGGCCCGAAATACTTGAATGACAGCTTGTGATTTGCTCGTTTAGCAACAGAAGTTTGAGCATATGGCTGCAGCTTCATATAAACTTTGTCGCCCACTGCAAATTCTCTTTCTGATCGCTGCTTATCCTCCTGATGCTTCATACGCTGCTGCGCTCGTAACAAGTGTTGTTGGAGTAACACTGCTGTTTCCTGACGCTGCTGCAGCCACCCAGCCAAGTCAGGAGAAGTGGAGGACTGCAAGTTACTGACTCCCAAGTGTCTTGGTTTGTAGCCATAGAGTACCTCGAAGGGTGTCTTACCAAGAGCTGAATGATAGTTCGTGTTGTACCAGTATTCTGCCAACGGCAACCACTGAGCCCACTGCTTCGGCGAAGCGTGCACCGCGCAACGCAAATACGTCTCGAGGCATTGGTTTAACTTCTCTGTCTGGCCGTCTGTTTGTGGGTGGTGAGCCGAACTCATGTTCATCTTGGTGTCAGAAAGACGAAACAGTTCTTGCCATAATTTGCTTGTGAAAAGAGGATCTCGGTCCGAGATGACAACACTTGGTAACCCGTGGAGCCGATAGACAGTGTCAATATATTTCTGTGCCACTGTCAATGCAGTGAATGGATGGCGGAGAGGGATGAAATGACCATATTTGGTATATTTGTCGATGATCACTAAGATGCTGTCGTACTTGTTGGACTTGGGCAAACCACTCACGAAATCCATGCTGACTATATTCCAAGCTTCTGTCGGGATGGGAAGAGGGCTAAGCAATCCTGGAGTGCGCACGTTCTCCGATTTGGCCTGCTGACATACAGTGCATTGTTGCACATACTGCCTGACATGTTCTTTCATTTTCGGCCAAGCAAATAATTCCTTGATTCTTTGATATGTAGCTAAGAATCCAGAGTGACCTCCAATTCCACTGTTGTGCAGAGATAGCAGAATAGCT
It includes:
- the LOC127319638 gene encoding SART-1 family protein DOT2, producing MANKGQGDARIVITEMEEFVLGMQLNGATRKLEGRDVFTVSDGDAASKGALAKDDVSKLAVIKETAVVGEHVKKDGGEEGVVKPDDVLREAAVGKGLAGALRLLQDRGTLNEGGDKTPDQKKSKPVGSIKDGPKEIRIERTDEFGRVMTMKEAFRELSHKFHGKGPGKTKQEKRQRKYQDELKTKRMKSSDTPLMSAEKMREAQARSKTPYLVLSGSAKSTPRG